A section of the Thauera chlorobenzoica genome encodes:
- the prfA gene encoding peptide chain release factor 1: protein MKQRIRDKLEHLVRRLDELDRTLAAGDTANDMKRFRELSCERAEVEPVVALYQAYAQAEADCATARELLDDAEMRELGEQELAAGETRITELEAALQRALLPRDPNDERNLFLEIRAGTGGDEAALFAGDLLRMYSRYAERQRWKVEIVAASESDLGGYKEVIARIAGAGAYSKLKFESGGHRVQRVPVTETQGRIHTSACTVAVLPEADEVEAVNINPAELRIDTFRASGAGGQHINKTDSAVRITHLPSGLVVECQDDRSQHRNKAQALAVLAARLHDAEVRARQSAEAAQRKSLVGSGDRSERIRTYNFPQGRVTDHRINLTLYKLDAVMQGELDELVDALSLEHQAELLAALAEDGA, encoded by the coding sequence ATGAAGCAACGCATCCGCGACAAACTCGAACACCTCGTCCGCCGCCTGGACGAACTCGATCGCACGCTCGCGGCCGGGGATACGGCGAACGACATGAAGCGCTTCCGTGAACTGTCGTGCGAGCGTGCCGAGGTCGAGCCGGTGGTGGCGCTGTACCAGGCTTATGCGCAGGCGGAGGCCGACTGCGCGACGGCGCGCGAGCTGCTGGACGACGCCGAGATGCGCGAGCTCGGCGAGCAGGAGCTGGCCGCCGGCGAAACGCGCATCACTGAGCTGGAGGCCGCGCTGCAGCGCGCGCTGCTGCCGCGCGACCCGAACGACGAGCGCAACCTCTTCCTCGAGATCCGGGCCGGCACCGGTGGCGACGAGGCGGCGCTGTTCGCCGGCGACCTGCTGCGCATGTACAGCCGCTACGCCGAGCGTCAGCGCTGGAAGGTGGAGATCGTGGCGGCGAGCGAGTCCGACCTCGGCGGCTACAAGGAAGTGATCGCCCGCATCGCCGGCGCCGGTGCCTATTCGAAGCTGAAGTTCGAGTCCGGCGGCCACCGGGTCCAGCGCGTGCCGGTGACCGAGACCCAGGGCCGCATCCACACTTCGGCGTGCACGGTGGCGGTGCTGCCCGAGGCGGACGAAGTCGAGGCGGTGAACATCAACCCGGCGGAGCTGCGCATCGACACCTTCCGCGCTTCGGGCGCCGGCGGCCAGCACATCAACAAGACCGACTCGGCGGTGCGCATCACCCACCTTCCGAGCGGCCTCGTCGTCGAGTGTCAGGACGACCGTTCGCAGCACCGCAACAAGGCGCAGGCGCTGGCGGTGCTGGCCGCACGCCTGCACGATGCCGAAGTGCGCGCCCGGCAGAGCGCCGAAGCGGCGCAGCGCAAGAGCCTGGTCGGCAGCGGCGACCGCTCCGAGCGCATCCGCACCTACAACTTCCCCCAGGGCCGGGTCACCGATCATCGCATCAACCTGACCTTGTACAAGCTCGATGCGGTGATGCAGGGCGAACTCGACGAACTCGTCGATGCCCTGAGCTTGGAGCACCAGGCCGAGCTGCTGGCGGCGCTGGCGGAGGACGGTGCATGA
- the prmC gene encoding peptide chain release factor N(5)-glutamine methyltransferase: MRHPSSGPGLPAVPDIAAALAWARTHIELIDARVLLRHVLQCTGARLVAYPEQRLADAEWAAYRALVERRAAGEPVAYLTGTREFYGREFLVTPAVLIPRPETELLVELALAHCAARRGVRVLDLGTGSGALAVTLALELDAPDVVAVDRSREALQVAMANAARLGASVCLVLSDWFAALGEERFGLIVANPPYVAAGDPHLAQGDVRFEPVTALAAGPAGLDDLAAIVGAAPRWLEAGGWLFLEHGYDQAAAVRSLLLDAGFAAIASWKDLAGLERVSGGRWPGRK, from the coding sequence ATGAGACACCCTTCATCCGGCCCCGGCCTGCCGGCGGTGCCCGACATCGCCGCGGCGCTGGCCTGGGCGCGCACCCACATTGAACTGATCGATGCCCGCGTGCTGCTGCGCCATGTGCTGCAGTGCACGGGGGCACGCCTGGTGGCCTATCCCGAGCAGCGCCTGGCCGACGCCGAGTGGGCGGCTTACCGCGCTCTGGTCGAGCGTCGCGCGGCGGGAGAGCCGGTGGCTTACCTGACCGGCACGCGCGAGTTTTACGGGCGGGAATTCCTCGTCACGCCCGCGGTGCTGATTCCGCGTCCCGAGACCGAACTGCTGGTCGAACTCGCCCTTGCCCATTGCGCGGCGCGGCGCGGCGTGCGCGTGCTCGACCTGGGGACGGGCAGCGGGGCACTGGCGGTGACGCTTGCGCTCGAACTCGATGCCCCCGACGTGGTGGCCGTCGACCGTTCGCGCGAGGCGCTCCAGGTGGCGATGGCCAATGCCGCGCGGCTCGGCGCCAGCGTCTGCCTGGTCCTCAGCGACTGGTTCGCGGCGCTGGGCGAGGAGCGCTTCGGGCTGATCGTCGCCAATCCGCCCTACGTTGCGGCGGGTGATCCGCACCTGGCGCAGGGTGATGTGCGCTTCGAGCCGGTGACGGCGCTCGCCGCCGGGCCGGCGGGGCTGGACGATCTGGCCGCGATCGTGGGCGCCGCGCCACGCTGGCTGGAGGCCGGTGGCTGGCTGTTCCTCGAGCATGGCTACGATCAGGCGGCGGCAGTGCGCAGCCTGCTGCTCGATGCCGGCTTTGCCGCGATCGCCTCGTGGAAGGATCTGGCCGGCCTCGAGCGCGTCTCGGGCGGGCGCTGGCCCGGGCGCAAATGA